One genomic segment of Xyrauchen texanus isolate HMW12.3.18 chromosome 5, RBS_HiC_50CHRs, whole genome shotgun sequence includes these proteins:
- the LOC127644227 gene encoding putative zinc finger protein 286B isoform X2 yields MSNRIAFQTQLASIMEVLANAAVAEICKLVDDDYAVINLQMTQCQRENKALKRKLHILELKMARGVAERRISSLNRTNRVQVSAALSDKYRNQTNDTMYGAQFNRVLWRGGGTDSTAQKTVKENNNMDSMAGGDAEISEVNTVLIKDEMFEEDQTQLRLFIRDDGVTETSQTGVAGFGDVQMQKDEKFSRMQQQSLEQREVEDGEPETIVIKDDLNDPWEESQTQEAIHVKDESKTDICNGRLPTSPAKSAVAFGKEEPIESDFSHWRESGLDRGKKTNKIQGVVESSPSISQQDHNLKSAVRPSKGLTTGETAAHTSSGHWGVVKSSTSLTNQLMISKERTATETSGTDSETLNESPAEHKSRFTCWTSSLQPSCLYTTESYQDQDCMLVESKGGLNAPSSTRTHAVRSSDAAEEPIREEEGGNQAVILRQGPTKPLGHISRPDAIQTENAYKTNSSHFAVIPQMITSLTQPLAGLQLANNMDKGKKKSYICKYCGKSFSRMANLVAHQRIHTGEKPFRCNTCGKLFAEAGNLKKHQRVHTGEKPFICSHCGKRFADAGNLKKHQRVHTGEKPFICIHCEKQFAWICNLKTHQQSASCEGV; encoded by the exons ATGTCAAACCGCATCGCTTTCCAGACGCAGTTAGCTTCAATTATGGAGGTGCTGGCGAATGCCGCGGTGGCTGAGATATGTAAACTCGTAGACGATGACTATGCGGTTATTAACTTACAAATGACTCAATGTCAGCGTGAAAACAAAGCCCTGAAGAGAAAACTACACATACTGGAACTGAAGATGGCACGGGGGGTTGCAGAGAGGAGGATCAGTTCACTGAATCGCACTAACAGGGTTCAAGTGAGCGCCGCTTTGTCAGACAAATACAGGAACCAAACGAATG ACACAATGTATGGGGCTCAGTTCAACAGAGTATTGTGGAGAGGTGGAGGGACAGACTCGACTGCTCAGAAGACTGtaaaagaaaataacaatatGGACAGTATG GCAGGAGGAGATGCAGAAATATCTGAAGTTAACACAGTACTGATTAAGGATGAGATGTTTGAGGAGGACCAAACACAGCTGAGACTGTTCATCAGAGATGATG GAGTAACAGAGACATCACAGACTGGAGTGGCAGGCTTTGGCGATGTTCAGATGCAGAAAGATGAAAAGTTCTCCAGGATGCAGCAACAGTCTTTGGAG CAAAGGGAGGTGGAAGATGGAGAACCAGAAACAATAGTGATAAAAGATGATCTGAATGACCCATGGGAAGAAAGCCAGACACAAGAAGCCATACATGTGAAAGATG AGTCAAAGACAGACATTTGCAATGGAAGACTTCCTACCTCACCAGCCAAAAGCGCAGTGGCGTTTGGAAAAGAAGAG CCAATAGAGTCAGATTTTTCCCATTGGAGGGAAAGTGGACTGGATAGGGGCAAGAAGACCAACAAAATACAAG GTGTGGTGGAATCCAGTCCAAGTATTTCTCAACAGGATCATAACCTCAAGTCTGCTGTTCGACCTAGCAAAGGTTTAACAACAGGAGAAACAGCAGCTCACACAAGCTCAGGGCACTGGGGAGTAGTGAAAAGTAGTACCTCACTCACAAACCAGCTTATGATTAGCAAAGAAAGGACAGCCACTGAGACATCAGGAACAGACTCTGAGACTCTGAATGAGAGCCCTGCAGAGCATAAAAGTCGCTTTACATGTTGGACCTCTTCTTTGCAACCATCTTGCTTGTATACCACAGAGTCCTACCAGGATCAAGACTGTATGCTGGTTGAATCAAAGGGTGGACTGAATGCTCCATCGTCTACCCGAACACATGCTGTTAGAAGCTCAGACGCAGCAGAAGAACCCATCAGGGAAGAGGAAGGGGGGAATCAAGCCGTCATTTTGAGGCAAGGCCCAACCAAACCATTAGGCCACATTAGTAGGCCAGATGCGATTCAGACAGAGAATGCATATAAGACAAACTCCTCACATTTCGCTGTGATTCCCCAAATGATTACCAGCTTAACCCAGCCTCTTGCTGGGCTCCAACTTGCAAATAACATGGATAAAGGGAAAAAGAAAAGCTACATTTGTAAGTACTGTGGAAAGTCCTTTTCCAGAATGGCAAATCTTGTGGCACACCAGCGCATACATACTGGGGAGAAGCCTTTTAGGTGTAATACTTGTGGGAAGCTATTCGCAGAAGCAGGTAACCTGAAGAAACACCAAAGAGTTCACACAGGAGAAAAGCCCTTCATATGTAGCCACTGTGGGAAGCGATTCGCAGACGCAGGTAACCTGAAGAAACACCAAAGAGTTCACACGGGAGAAAAGCCCTTCATATGTATCCACTGTGAGAAACAATTCGCCTGGATCTGTAACCTCAAGACGCATCAGCAGTCAGCCTCCTGTGAAGGAGTCTGA
- the LOC127644227 gene encoding zinc finger protein 614-like isoform X1, with product MSNRIAFQTQLASIMEVLANAAVAEICKLVDDDYAVINLQMTQCQRENKALKRKLHILELKMARGVAERRISSLNRTNRVQVSAALSDKYRNQTNDTMYGAQFNRVLWRGGGTDSTAQKTVKENNNMDSMAGGDAEISEVNTVLIKDEMFEEDQTQLRLFIRDDGVTETSQTGVAGFGDVQMQKDEKFSRMQQQSLEQREVEDGEPETIVIKDDLNDPWEESQTQEAIHVKDEESKTDICNGRLPTSPAKSAVAFGKEEPIESDFSHWRESGLDRGKKTNKIQGVVESSPSISQQDHNLKSAVRPSKGLTTGETAAHTSSGHWGVVKSSTSLTNQLMISKERTATETSGTDSETLNESPAEHKSRFTCWTSSLQPSCLYTTESYQDQDCMLVESKGGLNAPSSTRTHAVRSSDAAEEPIREEEGGNQAVILRQGPTKPLGHISRPDAIQTENAYKTNSSHFAVIPQMITSLTQPLAGLQLANNMDKGKKKSYICKYCGKSFSRMANLVAHQRIHTGEKPFRCNTCGKLFAEAGNLKKHQRVHTGEKPFICSHCGKRFADAGNLKKHQRVHTGEKPFICIHCEKQFAWICNLKTHQQSASCEGV from the exons ATGTCAAACCGCATCGCTTTCCAGACGCAGTTAGCTTCAATTATGGAGGTGCTGGCGAATGCCGCGGTGGCTGAGATATGTAAACTCGTAGACGATGACTATGCGGTTATTAACTTACAAATGACTCAATGTCAGCGTGAAAACAAAGCCCTGAAGAGAAAACTACACATACTGGAACTGAAGATGGCACGGGGGGTTGCAGAGAGGAGGATCAGTTCACTGAATCGCACTAACAGGGTTCAAGTGAGCGCCGCTTTGTCAGACAAATACAGGAACCAAACGAATG ACACAATGTATGGGGCTCAGTTCAACAGAGTATTGTGGAGAGGTGGAGGGACAGACTCGACTGCTCAGAAGACTGtaaaagaaaataacaatatGGACAGTATG GCAGGAGGAGATGCAGAAATATCTGAAGTTAACACAGTACTGATTAAGGATGAGATGTTTGAGGAGGACCAAACACAGCTGAGACTGTTCATCAGAGATGATG GAGTAACAGAGACATCACAGACTGGAGTGGCAGGCTTTGGCGATGTTCAGATGCAGAAAGATGAAAAGTTCTCCAGGATGCAGCAACAGTCTTTGGAG CAAAGGGAGGTGGAAGATGGAGAACCAGAAACAATAGTGATAAAAGATGATCTGAATGACCCATGGGAAGAAAGCCAGACACAAGAAGCCATACATGTGAAAGATG AAGAGTCAAAGACAGACATTTGCAATGGAAGACTTCCTACCTCACCAGCCAAAAGCGCAGTGGCGTTTGGAAAAGAAGAG CCAATAGAGTCAGATTTTTCCCATTGGAGGGAAAGTGGACTGGATAGGGGCAAGAAGACCAACAAAATACAAG GTGTGGTGGAATCCAGTCCAAGTATTTCTCAACAGGATCATAACCTCAAGTCTGCTGTTCGACCTAGCAAAGGTTTAACAACAGGAGAAACAGCAGCTCACACAAGCTCAGGGCACTGGGGAGTAGTGAAAAGTAGTACCTCACTCACAAACCAGCTTATGATTAGCAAAGAAAGGACAGCCACTGAGACATCAGGAACAGACTCTGAGACTCTGAATGAGAGCCCTGCAGAGCATAAAAGTCGCTTTACATGTTGGACCTCTTCTTTGCAACCATCTTGCTTGTATACCACAGAGTCCTACCAGGATCAAGACTGTATGCTGGTTGAATCAAAGGGTGGACTGAATGCTCCATCGTCTACCCGAACACATGCTGTTAGAAGCTCAGACGCAGCAGAAGAACCCATCAGGGAAGAGGAAGGGGGGAATCAAGCCGTCATTTTGAGGCAAGGCCCAACCAAACCATTAGGCCACATTAGTAGGCCAGATGCGATTCAGACAGAGAATGCATATAAGACAAACTCCTCACATTTCGCTGTGATTCCCCAAATGATTACCAGCTTAACCCAGCCTCTTGCTGGGCTCCAACTTGCAAATAACATGGATAAAGGGAAAAAGAAAAGCTACATTTGTAAGTACTGTGGAAAGTCCTTTTCCAGAATGGCAAATCTTGTGGCACACCAGCGCATACATACTGGGGAGAAGCCTTTTAGGTGTAATACTTGTGGGAAGCTATTCGCAGAAGCAGGTAACCTGAAGAAACACCAAAGAGTTCACACAGGAGAAAAGCCCTTCATATGTAGCCACTGTGGGAAGCGATTCGCAGACGCAGGTAACCTGAAGAAACACCAAAGAGTTCACACGGGAGAAAAGCCCTTCATATGTATCCACTGTGAGAAACAATTCGCCTGGATCTGTAACCTCAAGACGCATCAGCAGTCAGCCTCCTGTGAAGGAGTCTGA
- the dok1a gene encoding docking protein 1 codes for MDHYGKRGEVYLQHQRHGEKWKRYWLTLHPASRHGVARLELSEASQERSTVVVRRHPERKVVRLNDCVSVVKLPPHAEACPGENMAAFCVETEEKRLVFAAERESCGEWVEIICNIAFQKHCNSGPKSVPRMEDNQIYMSREQLCEFKVLVSQTEASVGCGLTGQYWLQAGDDMLVLQDLETRKTVLEWPYKLLRRYGQDKMLFSIEAGRRCESGPGTFNFETRQSEEILRLIESAIRQQNSLTVAEGRNSPHSPRSRSPRSPLPRRPDSFGMLYTERTNSPDSIGVSESVYSNQADALVPNIHALSNPLYIKPASLIGLIEPVKSDDSLSSSKRTHTDTAGGTNLIEPVYSNPADLFGGHESVYAQPADAIKFNHTVKIDQSGLQSGLPSHKNDSEPVYSDPVDVIRSGPKVNNCVYASHTDTMKCQVSKATSNNEEQQEPVYSEVYNVTQNSSKKPDLNTVEPVYSVPEVAARRQVVQEDQDNKSAQNKMPEEITAIYSKVMKPPKTPQSLPVKKQSQTQEIVFEDLGMI; via the exons ATGGACCATTACGGAAAACGAGGTGAAGTTTACCTACAGCACCAGAGACATGGTGAG AAGTGGAAGCGGTATTGGCTGACCCTTCATCCAGCCAGTCGGCATGGCGTTGCACGCTTAGAATTGTCAGAGGCCAGTCAGGAAAGGTCGACTGTCGTGGTCAGACGGCATCCAGAGAGAAAAGTTGTCCGTTTGAATGACTGTGTGAGTGTCGTCAAGTTGCCTCCTCATGCAGAGGCTTGTCCAGGGGAAAACATGGCTGCCTTCTGTGTGGAGACAGAAGAAAAGAGACTGGTGTTTGCAGCAGAGAGGGAAAGCTGTGGAGAATGGGTGGAGATAATATGTAACATCGCCTTTCAG AAACACTGTAATAGTGGCCCAAAGTCGGTCCCTCGCATGGAGGACAATCAGATCTACATGTCCAGAGAACAAT TGTGTGAGTTCAAAGTGCTTGTGTCGCAGACTGAGGCATCGGTTGGTTGTGGCCTGACAGGACAGTACTGGTTACAAGCTGGTGACGACATGTTGGTGCTTCAAGATCTGGAGACCAGGAAAACAGTGTTGGAGTGGCCATATAAGCTGCTACGCCGCTATGGGCAAGATAAG ATGCTGTTTTCTATAGAGGCAGGAAGACGCTGTGAGTCAGGCCCTGGAACCTTTAACTTTGAGACCAGGCAGAGTGAAGAGATACTCCGCCTTATTGAGTCAGCCATTCGGCAGCAGAATAGCCTCACTGTTGCTGAAGGCAGGAACTCGCCACATTCACCACGTTCTCGTTCTCCTCGCTCACCCTTACCCAGACGCCCTGATAGCTTTGGTATGCTATATACTGAGAGAACCAACAGCCCTGACAGCATTGGAGTCAGTGAGAGTGTGTACTCGAATCAAGCTGATGCTCTTGTTCCAAACATTCATGCTTTGTCAAATCCTTTATACATAAAACCTGCAAGTCTAATTGGCTTAATTGAACCTGTAAAATCTGACGATTCTTTAAGCTCCTCTaaaagaacacacacagacactgctgGCGGCACTAACTTGATTGAGCCTGTGTATTCAAATCCTGCTGATTTATTTGGCGGACATGAATCTGTGTATGCACAGCCAGCAGATGCTATCAAATTTAATCATACTGTAAAAATAGATCAATCTGGGCTACAGTCTGGCCTCCCGTCTCATAAGAATGATTCAGAACCAGTGTATTCTGACCCTGTTGATGTCATCCGCTCAGGCCCAAAAGTTAACAACTGTGTTTATGCCAGCCATACTGACACAATGAAATGTCAGGTTTCCAAGGCAACCTCTAACAATGAAGAGCAACAAGAACCTGTGTACTCTGAGGTGTATAATGTCACACAAAACTCAAGTAAAAAACCAGACCTGAACACTGTGGAGCCAGTTTACAGTGTACCGGAGGTTGCTGCACGCCGACAAGTTGTTCAGGAAGATCAAGACAATAAGTCTGCACAAAACAAGATGCCTGAGGAGATCACAGCAATCTACAGCAAAGTTATGAAACCACCAAAAACTCCTCAGTCTCTCCCAGTAAAGAAACAAAGCCAAACACAAGAGATTGTCTTTGAGGACCTTGGAATGATTTAG
- the paip2b gene encoding polyadenylate-binding protein-interacting protein 2B: MPEPADINSPEFAKTHGGGSGPGKDENVVNGHKEGDANPFAEYMWMENEEEYNRQVEEELLEQEFLERCFQEMLEEEDQDWFIPARDLPTGVGQIQQQLSGLSVSEGNAEDIARKSSLNPEAKEFVPGMKY, translated from the exons ATGCCTG AACCTGCTGATATTAACAGTCCGGAGTTTGCGAAGACACATGGAGGTGGCAGCGGACCAGGGAAAGATGAGAATGTTGTGAATGGACACAAGGAGGGTGATGCCAACCCCTTTGCTGAGTACATGTGGATGGAGAACGAAGAGGAGTACAACAGACAG GTTGAGGAGGAACTCTTGGAGCAGGAGTTTCTAGAGCGCTGTTTCCAGGAGATGTTAGAGGAGGAGGATCAAGATTggttcattcctgcaagagaccTTCCCACTGGAGTGGGACAGATCCAACAACAGCTCAGCGGGCTGTCGGTCAGTGAAGGAAATGCCGAAGACATTGCA CGCAAGAGCAGCTTGAACCCAGAGGCCAAGGAGTTTGTTCCAGGCATGAAATATTAG